A single region of the Leisingera thetidis genome encodes:
- a CDS encoding ABC transporter substrate-binding protein: MTYFTSTGKPLPDSLTQQARRLGTDPVSRREFLATACSFGATAATAYAMMGLTAPAQAAANAQMGGTVRIQQQLVAMRDPRKFDFNSLATFTRGWLEYLVQYNSDGTFTPVLLESWEISDDATEYVLHVREGVTWNNGDPFTAEDVAANIARFCDGTVEGNAMAGKLQVIIDPETKKLLPNAVEVTGSHTVRLKLPQPDISLIAGFADYPAAIVHPSFDEVTMLDNPIGTGPYLPEFYSTGDSAALVRNPDHKWWNAGNGAYMDRVEFLDLGADPAAFFAGADADEYDVNFDTEGDFIASFDSLDGWTKHEVTTAATVLARCNQTTEVDGTAIYADARVRRALAMAVDNAVVLEIAYGGQGRAAENHHVSPVHPDYADIGAPVRDPEGAMKLLEEAGMADFEHELISLDSAFWKATGDAVAAQLRDAGIKVRRKVYPTATFWNDWAKYPFSVTNWNHRPLGIQTLALAYRSGQGWNESGFANAEFDGLVEQALATADPAARSRIMAKLEQIMVDEGVIIQPYWRSLYNHSRSNLKGAAVHISNELYPQYMYWEA; the protein is encoded by the coding sequence ATGACCTATTTTACCAGCACAGGAAAACCGCTGCCGGATTCACTTACACAGCAGGCCCGCCGCCTCGGAACTGATCCTGTCAGCCGCCGGGAATTCCTGGCAACGGCGTGCTCCTTTGGTGCAACCGCCGCAACCGCCTATGCGATGATGGGCCTGACTGCACCCGCACAGGCCGCAGCCAACGCGCAGATGGGGGGCACCGTCCGCATCCAGCAGCAACTCGTGGCGATGCGCGACCCGCGCAAGTTCGACTTCAACTCCCTTGCAACCTTCACCCGCGGCTGGCTGGAATACCTGGTGCAGTACAATTCGGACGGTACTTTCACCCCGGTCCTGTTGGAAAGCTGGGAGATCAGCGATGATGCCACCGAATACGTGCTTCATGTGCGCGAGGGTGTGACCTGGAACAACGGCGACCCCTTCACTGCCGAAGATGTTGCGGCCAACATCGCCCGCTTCTGCGACGGCACCGTCGAGGGCAATGCCATGGCCGGCAAGCTGCAGGTGATCATCGACCCGGAAACAAAAAAACTGCTGCCAAATGCGGTCGAAGTGACAGGCAGCCACACCGTGCGGCTGAAACTGCCGCAACCGGATATCTCGCTGATTGCGGGCTTTGCCGACTACCCCGCTGCCATCGTGCATCCCTCCTTCGACGAGGTGACGATGCTGGACAATCCGATCGGCACCGGCCCTTATTTGCCGGAATTCTACAGTACCGGCGACAGTGCCGCACTGGTGCGCAACCCGGACCACAAATGGTGGAATGCCGGCAACGGTGCCTACATGGACCGGGTCGAATTTCTCGACCTGGGCGCCGACCCGGCGGCGTTCTTCGCCGGTGCCGACGCAGATGAGTACGACGTCAACTTCGACACCGAAGGTGATTTTATCGCGTCCTTCGACTCGCTGGACGGCTGGACCAAGCATGAAGTCACCACTGCGGCCACGGTTCTGGCCCGCTGCAACCAGACCACCGAGGTGGATGGCACGGCCATTTATGCCGATGCGCGGGTGCGCCGGGCGCTGGCAATGGCGGTGGACAACGCGGTGGTGCTGGAAATTGCCTATGGCGGCCAAGGCCGTGCGGCGGAGAACCACCATGTATCGCCTGTGCATCCCGACTATGCCGATATCGGCGCGCCGGTGCGTGACCCCGAAGGTGCCATGAAACTGCTGGAAGAGGCTGGCATGGCGGACTTCGAGCATGAACTGATCTCGCTTGACTCCGCGTTCTGGAAGGCAACGGGCGATGCTGTCGCCGCGCAGCTGCGCGATGCAGGCATCAAAGTCAGACGAAAGGTTTATCCTACTGCGACATTCTGGAACGATTGGGCGAAGTACCCGTTTTCGGTGACCAACTGGAACCACCGCCCGCTGGGTATCCAGACACTGGCGCTGGCCTACCGGAGCGGCCAAGGCTGGAACGAGTCCGGTTTTGCCAATGCCGAGTTCGACGGTCTGGTCGAACAGGCTCTGGCAACCGCCGACCCGGCGGCTCGCAGCAGGATCATGGCTAAGCTCGAACAGATCATGGTGGATGAAGGCGTCATCATTCAGCCCTACTGGCGATCGCTCTACAACCACTCTAGGAGCAACCTTAAGGGGGCCGCGGTCCACATCTCCAACGAGCTTTACCCGCAGTACATGTACTGGGAAGCCTGA
- a CDS encoding GntR family transcriptional regulator — MKDLLIHLIFKGLSMKDATGSGQELQADQAFEALLAALRKGTLRANEFISMPKLAELLGFPIAATREAVKRAETQSLVSILPKRGIVVMDASPEVTRACLDMRALLDKEGACRLIRAGVPMPLNRLRGAHETMLQLAQSGSGGDLPAQALETDLSLHDLLASGLDNPFLRGVYDANRNRLSVIQAARAFLVDRIVSAMEEHLAIIAALRAHDIEQAAKAIDHHCRQTMRWWGVDER; from the coding sequence TTGAAGGACTTATTGATTCATTTGATATTCAAAGGGTTGAGCATGAAAGACGCGACCGGATCAGGACAGGAGCTGCAGGCGGACCAGGCGTTCGAAGCGCTGCTGGCTGCCCTACGGAAAGGCACGCTCAGGGCCAATGAGTTCATTTCCATGCCCAAACTTGCCGAATTGCTCGGCTTTCCGATTGCCGCCACCCGCGAGGCTGTCAAGCGGGCAGAGACACAATCCCTAGTCAGTATCCTGCCCAAGCGCGGCATCGTGGTAATGGACGCGAGCCCGGAAGTGACGCGTGCCTGCTTGGACATGCGTGCGCTGCTGGACAAGGAAGGGGCCTGCCGTCTGATCCGGGCCGGTGTGCCGATGCCGCTCAACCGTTTGCGAGGCGCGCATGAAACGATGCTGCAGCTGGCGCAATCCGGCAGCGGCGGCGATCTGCCGGCTCAGGCCCTCGAAACCGATCTCAGCTTGCATGACCTGCTGGCGAGCGGGCTGGACAATCCTTTTCTGCGCGGCGTCTATGATGCCAACCGTAACCGTCTGTCGGTGATTCAGGCCGCCCGTGCCTTTCTGGTTGACCGCATTGTCAGCGCCATGGAAGAGCATCTCGCCATCATTGCAGCCCTGCGTGCGCACGACATCGAACAGGCTGCGAAGGCAATCGACCACCACTGCCGTCAGACAATGCGCTGGTGGGGAGTCGATGAGCGTTGA
- a CDS encoding GntR family transcriptional regulator, which produces MARKSNTVRIREALENAIVNGRFAPGMRIDPEALAQEFECSRTPIRDALQQLEASGLVRIHSKQGTFVTEWSVEELAERFEAMAELEATCARLAARRITDEELAELEARHESCRQLAEEERFDDYYAENSAFHACIYRATHNAFIEQEAMRLHSMLQPYRRIQLQVRNRVKRSFHEHDAVVSAVRSGDDQAAEKAMRDHVLIQGDRFHDLLAALRMDAQQRKENAS; this is translated from the coding sequence ATGGCTCGAAAATCAAACACAGTCCGCATCCGTGAAGCGCTCGAAAACGCCATTGTTAATGGCCGATTCGCACCAGGCATGCGGATTGATCCGGAAGCACTGGCTCAGGAGTTCGAATGTTCCCGCACCCCGATCCGCGATGCGCTCCAGCAGCTTGAAGCGTCAGGTCTGGTCCGGATCCATTCCAAGCAGGGCACTTTTGTAACTGAGTGGAGCGTGGAAGAGCTTGCCGAGCGGTTCGAAGCGATGGCTGAGCTGGAGGCCACCTGTGCCCGATTGGCCGCGCGGCGCATCACGGATGAAGAGCTGGCAGAGCTGGAGGCACGGCACGAGTCTTGCCGTCAACTGGCTGAAGAAGAGCGGTTTGACGACTACTATGCGGAAAACTCAGCCTTCCACGCCTGCATCTACCGGGCTACGCACAATGCCTTCATAGAGCAGGAAGCAATGCGCTTGCATTCAATGCTGCAACCGTACCGCCGCATCCAGCTGCAAGTCCGCAACCGGGTGAAGAGATCATTTCATGAGCATGATGCGGTAGTTTCGGCCGTTCGCAGCGGCGACGACCAAGCCGCTGAAAAGGCAATGCGTGACCATGTGCTTATTCAAGGCGACCGCTTTCATGATCTTCTTGCCGCACTGCGGATGGATGCCCAGCAAAGGAAAGAGAACGCTTCCTGA
- a CDS encoding amidase has product MTVKPETTDEFISMTATEAVFVLKKGEATPLDFVEAAIARIEEVEPAVNALPIRFFDEAREAAKAFPSQPHPGADRPGWLAGLPVAVKDYNDVAGQVTTYGSPIFAENKAEASDFTVQTLEESGGIPMAKSNVPEIAGANTFNPVFGATRNPWDLRMTVGGSSGGSAAALAAGEAWLATGNDLGGSLRIPASYCGIVGMRPSVGRVPRGAGLLPFDPLWVEGPMARNVADAALMLDSLAHSHPKDPLSFPAPATPFVEAVRAPRAPRRVAFTPDLNLSLVDPEVADICRSGTQAFAQAGSAVEEACPDFSGGLEAFQTLRAVLVASLRGDLLETDRDRVAPEIIWNIEKGQNITADEVLRAERTRAAIFHNVAAFFETYDVLACPTVAVPPYPVEQRFPTHIGGQELTSYIDWMFLTFVITLTGCPAVSIPCGTTRSGLPVGLQLIGKPKGDFDLLSAAQVLETALGLAARMPIRPQK; this is encoded by the coding sequence ATGACAGTAAAACCAGAAACCACCGATGAATTCATCAGCATGACAGCCACCGAGGCGGTTTTCGTGCTGAAGAAGGGGGAGGCGACGCCGCTCGATTTCGTGGAGGCAGCAATCGCCCGGATCGAAGAGGTTGAACCGGCGGTCAACGCCCTGCCGATCCGCTTCTTTGACGAGGCGCGCGAGGCCGCTAAAGCCTTTCCTTCGCAGCCGCACCCCGGCGCCGACCGGCCCGGATGGCTGGCGGGACTGCCGGTCGCGGTCAAGGATTACAATGATGTCGCCGGGCAGGTGACGACCTACGGCTCGCCGATCTTTGCCGAAAACAAGGCAGAGGCATCCGACTTTACGGTGCAGACGCTGGAAGAAAGCGGCGGCATTCCCATGGCGAAGTCCAACGTTCCCGAAATCGCCGGGGCCAACACTTTCAATCCCGTTTTCGGCGCCACCCGCAACCCTTGGGATCTGCGGATGACCGTGGGCGGTTCCTCCGGCGGTTCGGCCGCAGCGCTGGCAGCGGGCGAAGCCTGGCTGGCCACCGGCAACGACCTTGGCGGCAGCCTGCGCATTCCGGCCAGCTACTGCGGCATCGTGGGCATGCGCCCCAGCGTCGGCCGCGTGCCGCGCGGGGCGGGCCTTCTGCCCTTCGATCCGCTCTGGGTCGAGGGTCCGATGGCCCGCAATGTGGCTGATGCGGCGCTGATGCTGGACTCTCTGGCTCATTCGCATCCCAAGGACCCGCTGTCCTTCCCGGCGCCCGCAACCCCCTTTGTCGAAGCGGTGCGCGCACCAAGGGCGCCCCGACGTGTGGCCTTCACGCCGGATCTGAACCTGTCTCTTGTCGATCCGGAAGTGGCCGACATCTGCCGCAGCGGCACCCAGGCTTTTGCCCAGGCCGGTTCTGCGGTCGAAGAGGCCTGCCCGGATTTCTCGGGCGGATTGGAGGCCTTCCAGACCCTGCGCGCGGTGCTGGTCGCCAGCCTGCGCGGCGACCTGCTGGAAACCGACCGCGACCGGGTCGCCCCGGAAATCATTTGGAACATTGAAAAGGGCCAGAACATCACCGCGGACGAGGTGCTGCGCGCGGAGCGGACCCGTGCCGCCATTTTCCACAATGTCGCAGCCTTCTTCGAAACATACGACGTGCTGGCCTGCCCGACGGTGGCAGTGCCGCCCTATCCCGTTGAACAGCGTTTCCCGACCCATATCGGCGGCCAGGAGCTGACCAGCTACATCGACTGGATGTTCCTGACCTTTGTTATCACGCTGACCGGCTGCCCGGCAGTCTCGATCCCCTGCGGCACCACCCGCAGCGGGCTGCCGGTGGGCCTGCAGTTGATCGGCAAGCCAAAGGGCGATTTTGATCTGCTGTCCGCCGCCCAGGTTCTGGAGACCGCGCTGGGGCTCGCCGCCCGGATGCCGATCCGTCCGCAGAAGTGA
- a CDS encoding short-chain fatty acid transporter — MIQGITRASVSMVERYLPDAFVLVLMLTLVVFGAGMLIQGHGPVEMAQFWGEGFWNLLSFSMQMVLILVTGFVVASTPVFKRLLQVLAKAARTPRQGIVLVTLVSLVAAWINWGFGLVIGALFARELARCLPRLDYRLAIASAYSGFMVWHGGLSGSVPLVIATDGHFTADKIGVVPTSETIFSPMNLGILLALFIVIPLVNWLITPPEGQEVTIDPAKLGEDSGADGAGPDSPSSRLENSMVLSMASGVLGLVYVGYYIFGTDAGLNLNIVNFTLLFLGILLHGRPSQFLASVKEAVDGASGIIVQFPFYAGIMGMMVGSGLAVTMSNWFVSISTADTLPLFTFLSAGIVNMFVPSGGGQWAVQAPIMLEAGAALGVEPARTAMAVAWGDTWTNLIQPFWALPALAIAGLSAKDIMGYCLVVLLVTGVVLACGLTFLP; from the coding sequence ATGATACAGGGTATCACTCGCGCGTCTGTCAGTATGGTCGAACGCTATCTGCCGGATGCTTTTGTACTGGTTCTGATGCTGACCCTCGTCGTCTTCGGAGCAGGAATGCTGATCCAGGGTCACGGACCGGTGGAAATGGCACAGTTCTGGGGCGAAGGGTTCTGGAACCTTCTTAGCTTCTCGATGCAAATGGTGCTCATTCTGGTGACCGGTTTTGTGGTAGCCAGCACACCAGTGTTCAAGCGGCTGCTTCAGGTGCTGGCCAAAGCCGCCCGCACGCCCCGGCAAGGCATTGTCCTGGTCACCCTCGTCTCGCTGGTCGCAGCCTGGATCAACTGGGGTTTCGGCCTGGTGATCGGCGCGCTGTTCGCACGTGAACTGGCTCGCTGCCTTCCGCGGCTGGACTACCGTCTGGCCATCGCCAGCGCCTACAGCGGCTTCATGGTCTGGCATGGCGGGCTGTCCGGCTCGGTGCCGCTGGTGATCGCCACCGACGGACATTTCACCGCCGACAAAATCGGCGTCGTACCAACCAGCGAAACCATCTTCTCGCCTATGAACCTGGGCATCCTGCTGGCGCTGTTTATCGTTATCCCGCTGGTCAACTGGCTGATCACCCCGCCGGAAGGCCAGGAGGTGACAATCGATCCGGCCAAGCTTGGAGAGGACAGCGGCGCTGACGGGGCCGGGCCGGACTCTCCCTCTTCCCGGCTGGAGAACAGCATGGTCCTGTCAATGGCCTCCGGTGTGCTGGGGCTGGTCTATGTCGGCTATTACATCTTCGGGACCGACGCCGGGCTGAACCTCAATATCGTCAACTTCACCTTGCTGTTCCTTGGCATCCTGCTGCACGGCCGCCCGTCGCAGTTCCTCGCTTCGGTCAAGGAGGCGGTGGATGGTGCCAGCGGCATCATCGTTCAATTCCCCTTCTACGCGGGGATCATGGGGATGATGGTGGGCTCCGGCCTGGCGGTCACGATGTCGAACTGGTTCGTTTCGATCTCCACTGCGGACACGCTGCCGCTGTTCACCTTCCTGTCGGCAGGCATCGTTAACATGTTCGTGCCCTCCGGCGGCGGCCAATGGGCGGTTCAAGCGCCGATCATGCTCGAAGCCGGGGCTGCGCTGGGTGTCGAGCCTGCGCGGACAGCGATGGCCGTAGCCTGGGGCGATACCTGGACCAACCTGATACAGCCTTTCTGGGCATTGCCAGCGCTAGCTATCGCAGGCCTGTCGGCCAAGGATATCATGGGCTATTGCCTGGTAGTGTTGCTCGTGACAGGCGTAGTCCTAGCATGCGGACTTACGTTCTTGCCGTAA
- a CDS encoding YfcC family protein, with amino-acid sequence MPHIYVILFVFTALAALATHFVPAGLYDRVTLANGRSAVDPDSFRYVEASPIGWEQFMLAVPNGLVNASTVVFFTFIIGGMFMVIRRTGVIDVVVDKLTRRFAARSVLMIPALMVIFAVVATLIGTQELALVYVPVILPLMIALRFDSVTAVATALLATTAGFTAGVLNPINTGLGQTIAELPLYSGAGLRALLFICLLGAGIAYLMRYALRVQKNPEASLLANDPKEAAKREAYVHDLDAPAMRFTTRQAWAGIAALMFFGLMVWGVLTRGWFMMEMAGLFVLMGATVGLIAGLTPGKICDAFNEGFRDVLMGAIIVGLARAVAVMLEQGQVMDTLVHGLGNLVGDFPSSVSAVGMFVSQLGFNFVVPSGSGQALVTMPIMAPVSDLIGVTRQNAVLAYQLGDGLSNIFYPTSGYFMATLALAGVSWDRWVRFFLPLFGLWIGIATLFLIYAQAVNWTG; translated from the coding sequence ATGCCGCATATCTACGTGATCCTATTCGTGTTCACGGCGCTGGCCGCGCTGGCGACACATTTCGTGCCGGCCGGGCTGTACGACCGGGTGACCCTGGCGAACGGACGCAGCGCCGTCGATCCGGACTCCTTCCGATACGTCGAGGCCAGCCCGATCGGCTGGGAACAATTCATGCTGGCCGTGCCGAACGGTCTGGTAAACGCCTCGACGGTGGTGTTTTTCACCTTCATCATTGGCGGCATGTTCATGGTCATACGCCGCACCGGCGTGATTGATGTGGTTGTGGACAAGCTGACCCGGCGCTTCGCGGCCCGCAGCGTGCTGATGATACCCGCCCTGATGGTGATCTTTGCAGTCGTGGCGACACTGATCGGCACCCAGGAGCTGGCGCTGGTCTATGTGCCGGTGATCCTGCCGCTGATGATCGCGCTGCGGTTCGACTCGGTCACTGCGGTAGCCACCGCGCTGCTGGCGACAACCGCAGGCTTTACCGCCGGGGTGCTGAACCCGATCAACACCGGGCTGGGCCAGACCATCGCCGAGCTGCCGCTCTACTCCGGCGCCGGACTGCGGGCTTTGCTGTTCATTTGCCTTCTGGGCGCCGGGATAGCCTATCTGATGCGGTATGCGCTGCGGGTGCAGAAAAACCCGGAGGCGAGCCTGCTGGCCAATGACCCCAAGGAAGCCGCCAAGCGCGAAGCCTATGTGCATGACCTGGACGCGCCGGCAATGCGCTTTACCACCCGTCAGGCCTGGGCGGGGATTGCCGCGCTCATGTTCTTTGGCCTAATGGTCTGGGGCGTGCTGACCCGCGGCTGGTTCATGATGGAAATGGCGGGGCTGTTCGTGCTGATGGGCGCAACTGTCGGGCTGATTGCCGGGCTGACCCCGGGCAAGATCTGCGACGCCTTCAACGAAGGTTTCCGTGACGTGCTGATGGGCGCGATCATCGTCGGCCTGGCCCGTGCGGTGGCAGTCATGCTGGAGCAGGGCCAGGTGATGGATACGCTGGTTCATGGCTTGGGCAATCTTGTCGGCGACTTTCCTAGTTCGGTATCCGCGGTCGGCATGTTTGTGTCGCAGCTCGGCTTCAATTTCGTAGTGCCGTCGGGCAGCGGCCAGGCACTGGTCACCATGCCGATCATGGCGCCGGTGTCGGACCTGATCGGCGTCACCCGCCAGAACGCCGTGCTGGCCTATCAGCTGGGCGATGGTCTTTCAAACATCTTCTATCCGACCTCGGGCTACTTCATGGCAACGCTTGCGCTGGCTGGAGTGTCCTGGGACCGTTGGGTCCGGTTCTTCCTGCCGCTGTTCGGTCTGTGGATCGGGATCGCAACCCTGTTCCTGATCTACGCGCAGGCGGTGAACTGGACAGGCTGA
- a CDS encoding malonate--CoA ligase — protein sequence MTCTIPELFDASCRKDGAKVMFERPGQPHITYAEAHDLVLRFATALEELGVRSGDRVAVQVDKSPEAVLLYLACLRTGSLFLPLNTAYTGAEIDYFLRDAEPRLFVCAPEVMPQHAARASTALTVESLGAAGDGTLMQRAVQVVPQSAPVKRDADDPAAILYTSGTTGRSKGAVLTHGNLVSNTVALNHAWHFTGADRLIHALPIFHTHGLFVACNMALAAGATMIFLTRFDVDQIIDEMADATVLMGVPTFYTRLLKSPRLDPLAAAAMRVFVSGSAPLPQDVHTQFAERTGHVILERYGMTETCMIASNPYDGERRTGAVGFALSDVEIRITGRETGAVLPRGETGAIEVRGPNVFQGYWRMPEKTAAEFREDGFFITGDLGRIDADGYLHIIGRDKDLVISGGYNVYPKEVESALDALPGVAESAVFGVPHPDFGEAVAAIVVPEPGASLDTAALLKALSGELARYKQPKSVLLADALPRNVMGKVQKAELRRQFANLHTPAAS from the coding sequence ATGACCTGCACCATCCCTGAATTGTTCGACGCCAGCTGCCGCAAGGATGGCGCCAAGGTAATGTTCGAACGGCCGGGCCAGCCGCACATCACCTATGCCGAGGCCCATGATCTGGTGCTGCGGTTTGCTACCGCGCTTGAGGAGCTGGGTGTGCGTTCCGGAGACCGGGTTGCGGTGCAGGTGGACAAGAGCCCGGAGGCAGTGCTGCTGTATCTTGCCTGCCTGCGCACCGGCAGCTTGTTCCTGCCGCTTAACACCGCCTATACCGGCGCCGAGATTGACTATTTTCTGCGTGATGCGGAACCGCGCCTGTTCGTCTGCGCACCCGAAGTGATGCCGCAGCACGCGGCCCGCGCCTCTACCGCGTTGACGGTGGAAAGCCTGGGCGCTGCCGGCGACGGCACGCTGATGCAGCGCGCCGTCCAGGTTGTGCCGCAGTCCGCGCCGGTCAAACGCGACGCGGACGATCCTGCTGCCATTCTCTACACTTCCGGGACCACCGGGCGTTCCAAGGGGGCAGTTTTGACCCATGGCAATCTGGTTTCCAACACCGTTGCTCTCAACCATGCCTGGCATTTCACCGGCGCCGACCGGCTGATCCACGCGCTGCCGATCTTCCATACCCACGGACTGTTCGTGGCCTGCAACATGGCGCTGGCCGCCGGGGCGACGATGATCTTCCTGACCCGCTTCGACGTCGACCAGATCATTGATGAAATGGCCGATGCCACGGTGCTGATGGGGGTTCCGACCTTCTATACCCGCCTGCTGAAGTCGCCCCGTCTGGACCCGCTTGCGGCTGCAGCAATGCGGGTCTTCGTGTCGGGCTCTGCGCCGCTGCCGCAGGATGTGCATACACAATTCGCCGAGCGCACCGGACATGTGATCCTGGAGCGATACGGCATGACGGAAACCTGCATGATCGCGTCCAACCCCTATGATGGCGAGCGCCGCACCGGCGCGGTCGGCTTTGCCCTGTCTGATGTTGAGATCCGGATCACCGGCCGCGAAACCGGCGCTGTCCTGCCGCGGGGTGAAACCGGCGCAATCGAGGTCCGCGGCCCGAATGTGTTCCAGGGCTACTGGCGCATGCCGGAAAAAACAGCAGCGGAGTTCCGCGAAGACGGCTTCTTCATCACTGGCGATCTGGGCCGCATCGACGCTGACGGCTATCTGCACATCATCGGCCGCGACAAGGACCTGGTGATCAGCGGCGGCTATAACGTCTATCCCAAGGAAGTCGAATCCGCCCTCGACGCGCTGCCCGGCGTGGCAGAGTCCGCCGTGTTCGGGGTGCCGCATCCTGATTTCGGCGAAGCAGTGGCGGCCATCGTCGTGCCGGAACCCGGCGCGTCGCTCGACACCGCCGCCCTGCTCAAGGCCCTCTCCGGCGAACTGGCCCGCTACAAGCAGCCGAAATCGGTCCTGCTGGCCGATGCGCTGCCGCGCAACGTCATGGGCAAGGTGCAAAAGGCAGAGCTACGCCGCCAGTTCGCCAATCTTCACACCCCCGCCGCCAGCTGA
- a CDS encoding DUF2165 domain-containing protein: MLETTVLAAQAVSVAFMAAWLTIGALENLLHPFLNETYTAEVMDMTRMREEYPEAYRFVAYRRVTSSRLRRVLFRLIVSWELTATAALWAGSAALAMSAAGRLAQDTAIALGLAGTLMFTATWCGFLIVGNWFCYWFGHEGGQNTHFQMTLWGMLNAVLLVGGAVVVL, translated from the coding sequence TTGCTGGAAACCACCGTACTGGCCGCGCAGGCCGTCAGCGTTGCCTTCATGGCCGCCTGGCTAACAATTGGCGCGCTGGAAAATCTCCTGCACCCCTTTCTGAATGAAACCTACACCGCCGAGGTCATGGACATGACCCGCATGCGGGAGGAGTACCCGGAAGCCTACCGCTTTGTCGCCTATCGACGGGTCACCAGCAGCAGGCTGCGCCGCGTCCTGTTCCGGCTCATTGTCTCGTGGGAACTCACGGCCACTGCCGCGCTTTGGGCCGGTTCAGCCGCGCTTGCCATGTCCGCCGCCGGACGGCTGGCACAGGACACGGCCATTGCCCTGGGGCTGGCTGGAACCTTGATGTTTACCGCGACCTGGTGCGGGTTTCTGATCGTCGGGAACTGGTTTTGCTACTGGTTCGGGCACGAAGGCGGTCAGAACACGCATTTCCAGATGACGCTGTGGGGCATGCTCAATGCCGTGCTGCTGGTCGGTGGCGCCGTTGTTGTTCTCTAA
- a CDS encoding malonyl-CoA decarboxylase has translation MRSKTAAQSSSQPAAQRLASDCAELMRKGGEASRIAVAEQALAAYRELDDEGRARFFRMLLEDYSADPAAVRSAFAEWETGQSEEALEGLFKAVEPKRQSLLRMLNHPPGGTLQLVRMRQDLLRLMRGAPELAPLDSDFSHLLSSWFNRGFLVMRRIDWNSPAAILEKIVAYEAVHEIRDWNDLRRRLEPSDRRCYGFFHPATGDEPLIFVEVALCQGIPGAIGPLLAGGSDAAGEAANTAVFYSISNCQPGLKGVSFGNFLIKQVVRSLSQELPQIHTFVTLSPAPGFARWLAGQEDAGAQELAVQLAAESWQQDADLRERLAPKVQDWAAQYFVHGKTDAGLPVDPVARFHLGNGASAHRINWPADLAEGALQRAHGLMINYLYELDQIEARHEALAGEGTVACGPAVRRALRSGKGSGA, from the coding sequence ATGCGTTCGAAGACCGCTGCGCAATCGTCATCGCAACCTGCCGCACAGCGGCTTGCCAGCGACTGCGCCGAACTCATGCGGAAAGGCGGCGAAGCTTCCCGGATCGCCGTGGCAGAACAGGCGCTTGCCGCCTATCGCGAGCTGGATGATGAAGGCAGGGCGCGTTTCTTCCGGATGCTCCTGGAAGACTACAGTGCAGACCCTGCTGCTGTCCGGTCTGCTTTTGCGGAATGGGAAACTGGCCAGTCTGAAGAGGCTCTGGAAGGCCTGTTCAAGGCTGTGGAGCCTAAACGGCAAAGCCTGTTGCGCATGCTCAACCACCCTCCCGGCGGCACTCTGCAACTGGTGCGGATGCGCCAAGACCTGCTGCGGCTGATGCGCGGCGCGCCGGAACTGGCACCGCTGGACAGCGACTTCAGCCACCTGCTGTCTTCCTGGTTCAACCGCGGCTTTCTGGTGATGCGGCGGATTGACTGGAATTCGCCCGCGGCAATCCTCGAAAAAATCGTTGCCTATGAGGCAGTGCATGAAATCAGGGATTGGAACGACCTGCGGCGGCGGCTCGAGCCGTCCGACCGCCGGTGCTACGGTTTTTTCCACCCGGCGACCGGCGACGAGCCGCTGATCTTTGTCGAGGTTGCTTTGTGCCAGGGCATCCCCGGCGCGATCGGGCCGCTGTTGGCCGGGGGCAGCGATGCTGCGGGCGAAGCCGCCAATACCGCGGTGTTCTATTCCATCAGCAATTGCCAGCCCGGCCTCAAGGGCGTGTCGTTCGGCAACTTCCTGATCAAGCAGGTGGTGCGCAGCCTCTCGCAGGAATTACCGCAGATCCACACTTTCGTCACTCTTTCCCCGGCCCCGGGTTTTGCACGCTGGCTGGCCGGCCAGGAAGATGCCGGGGCACAGGAACTGGCGGTACAGCTGGCGGCGGAAAGCTGGCAGCAGGATGCAGACCTGCGTGAGAGGCTGGCACCTAAGGTTCAGGATTGGGCGGCGCAGTATTTCGTTCACGGCAAAACAGACGCGGGCCTGCCCGTGGATCCGGTGGCGCGGTTTCATCTGGGCAACGGCGCTTCTGCGCACCGTATCAACTGGCCGGCGGATCTTGCCGAAGGGGCGCTGCAGCGCGCTCATGGCCTGATGATCAACTACCTCTACGAGCTGGATCAGATCGAAGCCCGCCACGAGGCCCTCGCCGGCGAGGGCACTGTGGCCTGCGGTCCCGCAGTCCGGCGCGCCCTGCGGAGCGGCAAGGGCTCAGGCGCCTGA